From a region of the Pristis pectinata isolate sPriPec2 chromosome 2, sPriPec2.1.pri, whole genome shotgun sequence genome:
- the smim20 gene encoding small integral membrane protein 20, with product MSKNLRVVLLFGGFAAAIGAAFYPIYFRPLIYTQEYQQEQKMNRTGIKQEEIQPGGMKVWSDPFNRK from the exons ATGTCCAAGAACTTGCGCGTAGTGCTGCTGTTCGGTGGCTTTGCGGCTGCAATTGGAGCCGCGTTTTACCCCATCTACTTCCGGCCGCTGATTTACACTCAGGAATACC AGCAGGAACAAAAGATGAATCGAACTGGTATAAAGCAGGAGGAAATTCAGCCTGGAG GAATGAAAGTCTGGTCTGACCCCTTCAATCGGAAGTAA